The following proteins come from a genomic window of Lolium rigidum isolate FL_2022 chromosome 5, APGP_CSIRO_Lrig_0.1, whole genome shotgun sequence:
- the LOC124653385 gene encoding exocyst complex component EXO70B1-like has translation MDGSAAAELERAERVVMRWDSTASASTGGGEDQMLFDGGGDRAEAERFLQAVDDLHRLAPPSPGTGTGSASPPRRSSSAGGGSSGAVQVAMARLEDEFRHVLSTRAVDLEIEVLADLTSSLSMTSDRTSFSAESTAAADREPAPAARGADDDDENSNSRSSCVGRRSSYRSMTSIREIDLFPADAISDLAAIAARMAAAGYGRECVQVYASVRKPAVDSALRRLGVEKLTIGEVQRLEWGVVQPKIRTWIRAARAIVRGVFASERRLCFLVFHGLQLSSNPTTTTAPAPTTTPSAPFTETVKGAALQLFGFAEAISIGRRSPEKLFKIIDLHDAVSDLLPDVSDIFAASKAGESICVQAAEIRTRLADAVRGILSEFENAVFRDLTKTPVPGGMLHPLTRYVMNYIILISDYRATLSQLILARPSASSRVAAEGNDLTPAFPDLDLADPDSQLPLATHLIWIIVLLEHNLEAKASLYKDVALYHLFLMNNVHYIVHKIKDSPELWALIGDVYLKQLTGKFRLAATAYQRSAWLKILNCLRDEGLHVSGGFSSGISKSALRERFKSFNAAFEEAHRIQSGWHVPDKQLREELRISIAEKLLPAYRSFLGRFRHHIENGKHPELYIKYSVDDLEISVSDFFEGSPPPPNSRRRSHG, from the coding sequence ATGGACGGATCCGCCGCGGCAGAGCTGGAGAGGGCGGAGCGGGTGGTGATGCGGTGGGACTCCACGGCGTCCGCGTCCACGGGGGGCGGGGAGGACCAGATGCTGTTCGACGGCGGCGGGGACCGGGCGGAGGCGGAGCGGTTCCTGCAGGCGGTGGACGACCTGCACCGCCTGGCGCCGCCGTcccccggcaccggcaccggcagcGCCAGCCCGCCGCGCCGCAGCTCCTCGGCGGGCGGCGGCTCCAGCGGCGCCGTGCAGGTGGCGATGGCGCGGCTGGAGGACGAGTTCCGGCACGTGCTCTCGACCCGCGCGGTCGACCTGGAGATCGAGGTGCTGGCCGACCTCACCTCCTCCCTCTCCATGACCAGCGACCGGACCAGCTTCTCCGCCGAGTCGACGGCCGCCGCCGACAGGGAGCccgcgccggcggcgcggggggccgacgacgacgacgagaacTCCAACTCCCGGTCCTCCTGCGTCGGCCGCCGCAGCAGCTACCGCTCCATGACCAGCATCCGCGAGATCGACCTCTTCCCGGCCGACGCCATCTCCGacctcgccgccatcgccgcccgcaTGGCCGCCGCGGGGTACGGCCGCGAGTGCGTCCAGGTCTACGCCTCCGTCCGCAAGCCCGCCGTCGACTCCGCGCTCCGCCGCCTCGGCGTCGAGAAGCTCACCATCGGGGAGGTCCAGCGACTCGAGTGGGGCGTGGTCCAGCCCAAGATCCGCACCTGgatccgcgccgcccgcgccatcGTCCGCGGCGTATTCGCCAGCGAGCGCCGCCTCTGCTTCCTCGTCTTCCACGGCCTCCAACTCTCCTCCaatcccaccaccaccaccgcccccgCTCCCACCACCACCccatccgcccccttcaccgagACCGTCAAGGGCGCCGCGCTGCAGCTCTTCGGCTTCGCCGAGGCCATCAGCATCGGCCGCCGCTCGCCCGAGAAGCTCTTCAAGATCATCGACCTGCACGACGCGGTCTCCGATCTGCTGCCCGACGTCTCCgacatcttcgccgcctccaagGCGGGGGAGTCGATATGCGTGCAGGCCGCCGAGATCAGGACGCGCCTGGCCGACGCCGTGCGCGGGATACTCTCCGAGTTCGAGAACGCCGTGTTCCGCGACCTCACCAAAACTCCGGTGCCCGGCGGCATGCTCCACCCCCTCACACGCTACGTGATGAACTACATCATCCTCATTTCAGACTACAGGGCCACGCTTTCTCAGCTCATCCTGGCACGGCCATCAGCTAGCTCGCGTGTTGCGGCCGAGGGCAATGATCTCACACCGGCATTTCCTGATCTCGACCTCGCTGATCCTGACAGCCAGTTGCCGCTTGCTACTCATCTTATATGGATTATCGTGCTTCTTGAGCACAACCTTGAAGCCAAAGCGTCGCTCTACAAGGATGTGGCGCTCTACCACTTGTTCCTGATGAACAATGTGCACTATATTGTGCACAAGATAAAGGACTCGCCTGAGCTCTGGGCGCTTATCGGGGATGTGTACTTGAAGCAGCTCACAGGTAAGTTCCGGTTGGCAGCCACGGCGTACCAGCGCAGTGCTTGGCTTAAGATCCTGAATTGTCTGAGAGACGAGGGTCTCCATGTCAGCGGTGGCTTCTCATCAGGGATATCCAAATCAGCGCTTCGGGAGCGGTTCAAGTCTTTCAATGCTGCGTTCGAGGAGGCGCATAGGATCCAGTCTGGGTGGCATGTGCCCGACAAGCAGCTGAGAGAAGAGCTCAGGATCTCAATAGCAGAGAAGCTTCTCCCAGCATACAGATCTTTCCTTGGTCGCTTCCGGCACCATAtagagaatgggaagcacccagagCTGTACATCAAATACTCAGTTGATGACCTAGAGATATCGGTGTCAGATTTCTTCGAGGGCTCTCCTCCTCCGCCCAATAGCAGGAGGAGGTCCCATGGATGA
- the LOC124656936 gene encoding transmembrane protein 87A-like, whose translation MAADTAAVRLLVVAVVALFCLGEASVHEYSGLGFLNKGNAFILHAGSEGLYAPVSPANAIAEDENDDSAAVPDAFIRLDKITFKRPEEAVDSVKEASSAKVQILVFEIEDREMIGGSAYGGQKAICCTSDLAKLGACAEGSVIYRPSKLNPGWPQLLVASFDGSDLIATLPSRTIPVRKTGMYNMYFIHCDPSLAGLEIEGKTIWKNPTGYLPGRMAPLKNFFGLMSFAFVILGIYWFYQYMKFWREVLPLQNCITLVITLGMLEMALWYFEYAEFNDTGVRAKAITFWAVTFGTVKRTVARLIILIVSMGYGVVRPTLGGLTSKVVMLGGTFFVATEILELVENLGTVNDLSGKARLFLVYPVAILDASFIVWIFISLAKTLSQLQARRLMAKLDIYRKFTIALGITVLVSIAWIGYEIYFKSTDVFNERWQYAWIIPAFWHALSFSLLCVISYLWAPSQSSMRFTNDASEKFDREDSLSLIRPRPIVSKNGWSVASTPDAKATKDMNTVTTSFDEDDEENKRE comes from the exons ATGGCTGCCGACACGGCGGCCGTacgcctcctcgtcgtcgccgtcgtggcgCTCTTCTGCCTCGGCGAGGCCTCGGTGCACGAGTACAGCGGCCTCGGCTTCCTCAACAAGGGCAATGCTTTCATCCTCCACGCCGGCAGCGAGGGCCTCTACGCCCCCGTCTCCCCCGCCAATGCCATCGCCGAGGACGAAAACGACGACTCCGCCGCGGTGCCCGACGCATTCATCAG GCTTGACAAGATCACATTTAAAAGACCAGAGGAGGCTGTCGATTCTGTGAAGGAGGCTAGCTCAGCGAAGGTTCAGATACTTGTCTTTGAAATAGAAgaccgtgaaatgatcggtggATCAGCATATGGAGGTCAGAAAGCAATTTGTTGTACATCAGATCTTGCAAAGTTAGGAGCTTGTGCTGAAGGCTCCGTCATCTACCGCCCATCAAAGCTGAATCCTGGCTGGCCACAGTTGCTTGTTGCTTCTTTTGACGGAAGTGATCTGATTGCAACACTACCATCAAGGACCATTCCTGTGAGAAAAACTGGGATGTACAATATGTACTTCATACACTGTGACCCGTCACTTGCTGGGCTGGAGATCGAGGGGAAAACTATCTGGAAAAATCCTACTGGGTACCTTCCGGGTCGGATGGCACCTCTGAAGAACTTTTTTGGACTGATGTCTTTTGCTTTCGTGATACTTGGTATCTATTGGTTCTATCAGTACATGAAGTTCTGGCGAGAGGTTCTTCCACTTCAGAACTGTATTACTCTTGTTATTACACTAGGCATGCTTGAGATGGCATTGTGGTATTTCGAATATGCTGAGTTCAATGATACTGGAGTTCGGGCTAAGGCCATCACATTCTGGGCTGTAACTTTTGGGACTGTCAAAAGAACAGTTGCTCGTCTTATTATTCTCATTGTCTCAATGGGGTATGGAGTTGTGAGGCCTACTTTGGGTGGTCTGACATCAAAAGTTGTCATGCTAGGAGGAACATTCTTTGTAGCTACAGAAATTCTTGAGCTGGTAGAAAATCTCGGTACTGTGAATGATTTATCTGGAAAAGCTCGACTGTTCTTGGTCTATCCTGTGGCTATCTTGGATGCTTCTTTCATTGTTTGGATATTTATTTCTCTAGCAAAGACCCTTAGCCAACTTCAG gcaagaaGGTTGATGGCCAAACTTGATATTTACAGGAAATTCACAATTGCATTGGGTATAACTGTTCTAGTGTCTATTGCCTGGATTGGCTACGAG ATTTACTTCAAATCAACAGATGTGTTCAATGAGCGGTGGCAGTATGCATGGATAATTCCTGCTTTCTGGCATGCCCTATCATTCTCACTTCTTTGCGTCATTTCCTACTTGTGGGCACCTTCTCAGAGCTCAATGAG ATTTACCAACGATGCAAGTGAAAAGTTCGACCGAGAGGACAGCCTATCACTGATAAGGCCAAGGCCCATTGTTTCCAAGAACGGATGGAGCGTAGCATCCACACCAGATGCCAAAGCAACCAAGGACATGAATACCGTGACGACGTCTTTcgatgaagacgatgaagaaAACAAAAGGGAGTAA